Proteins co-encoded in one Dokdonella sp. genomic window:
- a CDS encoding 1-deoxy-D-xylulose-5-phosphate reductoisomerase codes for MKRIAVLGATGSIGASTLDLIARHPDRFSAHVLAAHRNVEALVALCLRFRPAWAVIADAAFEADLRQRLAGHGLSTRVLAGSAGLTEAATLTEVDTVVAAIVGAAGLESTLAAARAGKRLLLANKEAIVMAGPLLLAALSAGGGELLPLDSEHNAVFQCLPGGRPELTTAGVRRLVLTASGGPFRGRTRTDLAAVTPAMACAHPNWSMGRKISVDSATLMNKGLEVIEAHFLFGAPAEAIDVVVHPQSIVHSLVEYLDGSVLAQLGHPDMRTAIAHALAWPGRVDAGVRRLDLVALGQLGFEAPDRATFTCLDLAYAALRAGGTAPAILNAANEEAVAAFLDGRLPFLAIAEVVAGCLDRLAAEPVRDLAGLLDSDLTARREAQRIIAAMAG; via the coding sequence ATGAAGCGCATCGCCGTTCTCGGCGCGACCGGTTCGATCGGCGCCAGCACGCTCGACCTGATCGCGCGCCACCCTGATCGCTTCAGTGCGCACGTGCTCGCCGCGCACCGCAACGTCGAGGCACTGGTTGCACTGTGCCTGCGCTTCCGTCCGGCCTGGGCGGTGATCGCCGATGCCGCATTCGAAGCGGACCTGCGCCAGCGCCTCGCCGGCCACGGCCTGTCGACACGCGTGCTCGCGGGCTCGGCCGGGCTCACCGAGGCGGCCACGCTGACCGAAGTCGACACCGTGGTCGCTGCGATCGTCGGCGCGGCAGGACTGGAATCGACCCTGGCCGCGGCACGCGCAGGCAAGCGCCTGCTGCTGGCCAACAAGGAAGCGATCGTGATGGCCGGCCCGCTGCTGCTGGCGGCGCTGTCCGCAGGCGGCGGCGAGCTGCTGCCGCTCGATTCCGAGCACAATGCGGTGTTCCAGTGCCTGCCGGGCGGACGCCCGGAACTGACGACGGCCGGCGTCCGCCGCCTCGTGCTGACCGCCTCGGGCGGGCCGTTCCGCGGGCGCACGCGCACCGACCTCGCCGCAGTCACGCCGGCAATGGCCTGCGCGCACCCGAACTGGAGCATGGGCCGCAAGATCTCGGTCGATTCGGCCACCCTGATGAACAAGGGCCTCGAAGTCATCGAAGCGCATTTCCTGTTCGGCGCGCCGGCCGAGGCGATCGACGTCGTCGTGCATCCGCAGAGCATCGTGCACTCGCTGGTCGAATACCTCGACGGCTCGGTGCTCGCCCAGCTCGGCCATCCGGACATGCGCACGGCAATCGCCCATGCCCTGGCCTGGCCCGGGCGCGTAGACGCGGGCGTGCGCCGGCTCGACCTGGTCGCGCTCGGCCAGCTCGGCTTCGAAGCCCCCGACCGCGCCACCTTCACCTGCCTCGACCTCGCCTATGCCGCGCTGCGCGCCGGCGGCACGGCGCCGGCCATCCTCAACGCAGCCAACGAGGAGGCGGTGGCCGCCTTCCTCGACGGCCGTCTGCCCTTCCTTGCCATTGCCGAGGTCGTCGCCGGATGCCTGGACCGCCTCGCGGCTGAACCGGTCCGTGATCTCGCCGGTTTGCTTGACAGTGATTTAACCGCGCGCCGCGAGGCCCAACGTATCATTGCGGCGATGGCGGGCTGA
- a CDS encoding phosphatidate cytidylyltransferase: MKQRIITALVLTPIAVAIILLLPTPVFAVIVGTTFLLALWEWTRLVGLESMASRVTAVVAGALLLAGLWYADHAAVWPMVIGLGLVWWLVSLAWLRHFSFAASPSPGNRVLKLVVGYLLIVPAWVALMTIHDLEPLGHWWALFALALVWAADTFAYFAGSRFGRRKLAPRISPGKTVEGAIGAFVGGALVALTGGWLLGERGLGLALLVIVALLTLAASIIGDLFESLAKRQANVKDSGALFPGHGGLLDRLDSVFAAMPVFAAGKLVIDFCTR; this comes from the coding sequence GTGAAACAACGCATCATCACCGCCCTCGTGCTGACCCCGATCGCGGTCGCGATCATCCTGCTGCTGCCGACACCGGTCTTCGCGGTGATCGTCGGCACCACCTTCCTGCTCGCGTTGTGGGAATGGACACGCCTGGTCGGACTCGAATCGATGGCCAGCCGCGTCACTGCGGTCGTCGCTGGCGCGCTGCTGCTGGCCGGACTGTGGTACGCCGATCATGCCGCCGTGTGGCCGATGGTGATCGGCCTCGGGCTGGTCTGGTGGCTGGTTTCTCTGGCCTGGCTGCGCCATTTCTCGTTCGCCGCATCACCGTCTCCGGGCAACCGCGTGCTCAAGCTGGTCGTCGGCTATCTGCTCATCGTGCCGGCGTGGGTTGCCCTGATGACGATCCATGATCTCGAACCGCTCGGCCATTGGTGGGCGCTGTTCGCCCTTGCCCTGGTCTGGGCTGCCGACACCTTCGCCTACTTCGCCGGCAGCCGCTTCGGGCGACGCAAGCTCGCTCCGCGCATCAGCCCGGGCAAGACCGTCGAAGGCGCGATCGGCGCCTTCGTCGGCGGCGCCCTGGTCGCCCTGACTGGTGGCTGGCTGCTCGGCGAGCGCGGCCTCGGCCTCGCCCTGCTGGTCATCGTTGCCCTGCTGACCCTGGCGGCCTCGATCATCGGCGACCTGTTTGAGAGCCTGGCCAAGCGCCAGGCCAACGTGAAGGACTCGGGGGCGCTGTTCCCCGGCCATGGCGGCCTGCTCGACCGTCTCGACAGCGTGTTCGCGGCGATGCCGGTATTCGCTGCCGGCAAGCTGGTGATCGACTTCTGCACACGATGA